GTCAGAAGCACGAGGGACGCGTCATATAGCCTAGGTGGGGCAGACCACTTTTACTTCTACTTACACAGTAACTTGAGTTTATAGTCCAGGGTCTGAAACTGCTTGCCAACGGATAAACCCAACAACCTCTTCGAAAAAAGTGACAAATACGGCTGTCTGCATGAAGACTGACAGTGTCGTCCAAAATGTGCCCTTCACCGGTAGGAAACGGAGCCTGCTTGACGACGCACGGAGGGACCGCGAGAGTGTGTCCTCTGCGGCGCCAGGAGCCTCGCTCGGCGGGGACTGTTGTGTGTTCGAGGAAAAGAACGGGAAAGTTTCGCTACACGTGCTTTTCGCCCTCAGCAACGAGAAGAATTCTGGGTTCTTCAAGGCGGGCAAGGTGTTTGAGGTGAGTCCCTCATACGAAACACATTCCCCCCCCTTAAATCAGCATATAATGTCCAAAATCAGACGATTCTAAAATTGGGCTTGGTGCGTCTTCAGACCTTTGAAGCCAAACTTCTTCACGTGGAGAGCCGACCCAGAAAGTCAAAGAACACGTCTGACCTGGAGTTCTTCATCAAATGTGAAATACACAGTTCAGACATCGATGTCTTCCTCAACTCATTAAAAAGGGTTGCAGACGATGTGCGGACAGTTTCAGAGAGAAAAGGCAATTACTAATTTACTAATTATTATAACTGCATTCGCCTGCACTGGTGACATTGTTattgtgtaaagttcattttgTTGTAGCACATGACCACAGTGTATCATCAcataaactattttttttttcatattccaGCACCCTGGTTTCCAAGAAAAATAAGAGATTTGGATCGGTGCAATCATTTGATAACGAAATTCGATCCAGATTTGGATCAAGATCACCCCGTGAGTATGACTCTATGACTAAGCAATCTACTGTGGCTTTGGAGCATATGTGCGTGAGTCAGCTAAGATGCATTTTATTCTCTTTCTAGGGTTTCAGCGATAAAGAATACAGGAAAAGAAGAACATTTATCTCGGAACTCGCATTTAATTACAAACAGTAAGCCTATTACCCTGTGTTTTAAATTTGTGTTTCGTCtttatgttttgtatttattccaTATTTCCATATATTGCATTTCCGTGCGTGTTCATACAAACAGTTTGACGATGTCTCGAAGGACACTGGCAACATGTTCCCAATAGCAATGAACTCAAACATTCAGTCTAAAGTTATTCACTCTTgaattaccttttttttttttacatttgcactGATTCTTTCATTTTAACGCAGCCTATAACTGCAATGTTAATTACAggatctctttataaaaaaaagaatgctttGTTTACTAAATGAGAACAAATAGGCCTGGTCTACTTCCATGTACATCCCGACATTTCGACCATATGTAATGGTATATGTATTTAAAGACTAGTGTACTTCAGGCGCATCGTTTTAATATTAGTTCACTCAATTGTCATGACATCTTTTTTCCGCAGAGGGGAGCCCTTACCCAGAGTAGAGTACACGCCTGAGGAAGTAGGCACCTGGTAAGCACCTTTACGACATCTTCATACGGCGCATGCAGGCGAACGAATAACATCTATAGATCTATAGACGACAAGCGTAGATATGTTGTGGTGATATAGCAGACATATAGCGATTAACTTTCGTCCTAGTTCTATCCAGCTTGTACGTTTTTGTTTTTCGTGTTGTTTTCAGTTTATAGCTAAAATGAAGGCATTTGTTTAACAACATTCCGGAGACAGATCCGGACACTGCATATCTCGTATTACCCCATCAATGGTCAACTGCTTTGTCCGAACAGGAGACAGGTGTATCGGACCTTGACCAGCATCTACCCCACCCACGCCTGCAGGCAGTTCCAGGACGGGCTccagcagctggagaaggagtGCGGCTACGCGGAGGACAACATCCCGCAGCTGAGAGATGTTTCCGCCTTCCTTAAAGGTAAACAGGAAGACAGTAACTCTTAAAGCTCACAGGGTGCAGGAGAAATTACGAGGATACATTTTTTAACTTTTAAGCATCTTGGAGAAAATATTTGGACATTATGTAGAAAACATCATATGCATGCAAGAGATGGTGATTTATCATGGGGAGAAGTGAATTACTAATTAAAATAACTAATCACTAGTTTAAAGTTTCCATTTGGTTCCCTCTAATTACTGTGGATGAGAAAGGTGGCCGGTTTGAGATCAATTTATACTTGGTGTGTTTCAACTCTTGCCACTGTTTGAAGTCATTTATGAATCTAGTTTAGTGTCTGTGAGGTTAAATCcattaaaataatgaatacTGTTTCTAGGCCCTTCACACATCAAGGCATTTTTTTCACAACACAGAATGTTATCTTAATGTTTTGAATTGTCAGACAAGATGATTAAaggattgtgtgtctgtgtgtttgtggtacaCTTgtatggatctgtgtgtgtgtgtgtgtgtgtgtgtgtgtgtgttgtgtgtgtgtgtgattcctttCCTCAGAGAAAACAGGCTTCCAGCTGCGTCCCGTAGCGGGTCTCCTGTCCGCCCGTGACTTCTTGGCCAGCCTGGCGTTCCGAGTGTTCCAGTGCACCCAGTACATCCGCCACCCCTCTGCTCCCATGCACTCCCCAGAGCCGTAAGTCCCACCTGAGCTCCCGCAGAACATGTCTGCGTGTGCTAGAGATCAGGCAGTAATACGTACATCTATGCACAAGTCTACTTCATTTTACTGCGAGAGAATCAAATTAAGGGGctcctctgctttttaacagcCCTAAACTCTCATCTCACAACTCttatttttctgtgttcttttatcagctcatttgtaaagcactctgatgctatataaataaacctgCCTAGCCTTGCCATGTGCTAATCATGCATAAGCATCATCCCAAACTATCTTTATGTGTCAGCCCATGGTATAATTACACTTGAATCCATGCAGAAATctacttaaaggtgcagtccttgattataattcAGTACAATTCAATGTCAAACTTCTCTTGAGATTCCTCTAGTTTTATGTTCTGTGTGGCTCAGACCAAGCAAGACATTATTCCAGCTAATTAACAATGTGGCTTcattatttgattatttgattGAACAGTCTTCTGCCACGATCGAGGACTGTACCTCTaatatgtctgtatgtggtCCGCGTCCATCATTCCATGCATGAATATACTTCTTttaataaaaaattaaatacaaatataaaataagTGGTTTTTCTTATGCTTTTTAACAGAGACTGCTGCCATGAACTGCTTGGCCACATCCCAATGCTCACAGACCATGAGTTTGCCCAGTTCTCTCAGGTGAGCTCAGCTGTATGTGTAAACAGAAGTCGTTATGCCTCGTTAGGTCTTATCAGAGTGATAAAGGGATGTTTTTCGCCAAACCACATTTACTTGTGTTGCATTGGAGTTTCATCTACAAACCACAGCCtacatgagtgtgagtgtgtgtgtgtgtgtgtgtgtgtgtgtgtgtgtgtgtgtgtgtgtgcgtatgtgtacataagtgtgtgtgtgtgtgtgtgtgtgtacatgagtgtgtgtgtgtgtgtgtgtgtgtacatgagtgtttgtgtacatgagtgtgtgtgtgaccagatcAGTAGTTTCGACAAATTTGGCATCAAACCTGTTGCTCTCTAGTGGTTGAAGGCCTAACTCCTCGTGGCATTTTGgacattaaaatgtgtttttgtttatatttgtgttgaTGTACACtgactgaaattgtattttacAGGAAATTGGTCTAGCATCACTGGGTGCATCTGATGAGGACATTGAGAGACTTTCAAcagtaagtaaaaaaaagaaattcaatACATTAAATATATGAAATACATTAATTCACCTTACCAAGAATTGTAATCTCAGTCaacaaatgtatcaaataaaaaaacatctggggtatatatattttaaattacAGTATTCCAGGTTGCTAGATGCTATGCTTGTGCTGACCCCTTGTGGTCATTTGATTAGTTGATCCAAATAAATTCTGGGGTGGTGGGGAACCACACCTGCCAACTCTCCCGTTTTTCCCGGGTTTCCCCCGTATTCTGACCCATCTCCCGCCCCTTCTCCCGTTTTGTCATTTCTCCCGGTAATCTCCCGTATTTTTCTCTAAACGTATTTTtattaataatcaaataaaaatgtttgtCCAATGTTCTAAAGTTGCGAGATAATGTACGAAACGCAATCATGTcttacacaataaatacactataccattttcaacccatttgTCAATCTGGCAACCTACGCAGTTGATCTTTCTGCCCAGGCTATTGACGCGCAAAGTTGAAACTgcaagggaaagggaaaatagCAGAAGGCAATGCCGGTGTACCACCGAAGAAGGTGAAATATGTCATCTTGATAATAGTCATGCTTTTTGCAAAGCTTGTCGTATTGATTTCAACATAGGGCCCGGCGGTAAGAATGACGTCTGTCAACATGTCAAGTCTCAAAAACATATCCGTGCTGCAGAGGCACAAAAGGGCACTCAGGCAATATCAAattacatcatcatcataagtaataagttattgcaatagttgttataataataaataagtgaCTGTAAATACATTCATTGTGAATTATTATTAcagttattgtgtatttatcTATATACTGAAGACTACATAATACATAGTAAATACGTTGTCTATAAATACTTATATGCACAACATCCCTCAAAACCAACATTTGCCCGCCTCTGCCATCCATGCCCCCCACAAAACTCCCCACCCACCGCCACAGCCGAAATCTCCCGGATTTTGCTCctcaaatgttggcaggtatgtGGGGAACCGATTGACAAAAGGATGTACAGTCTAAGACCATACAAGGACTGGTTGAAAACCATGTACACAATGATAATCATGTATACTGTAATATCCCGTTACCAGTGAGCACGTAAACATCTTAACCGGAATATGCCTTTAACCAGAATGTGAACCTTAATCAGAATTCAGAATCAAAATCACAAAGATATAAATAAACTCAAAGACATACTAAGTAGTAGTTCATCTATTGTGCATGTCGTCAGTCTTCATGTGTCATATTGTCTTGTCTTCATCACAGCTGTACTGGTTCACGGTGGAGTTTGGCCTCTGTAAGCAGAATGAATCAGTGAAAGCCTACGGAGCTGGCTTGCTGTCCTCCTATGGAGAACTCCTAGTGAGTGGGATTCTAGAACACTCTTTAATTCTAAATTCCAGCTGAAATTCCGTCCCATGACTGCAAAACTGGAACTCACTGCAAAAATGCCTGTCTTTCCATCCCCAGTATGCTCTGTCGAATGAACCGGAATACAAACCCTTTAACCCAGCGGAAGCAGCGGTCCAGCCCTATCAGGATGAAACATACCAGCCCATATACTTTGTGTCTGAAAGCTTTGAAGATGCCAAGGCAAAACTGCGGTATGTGGATGTGTatagcttttgtgtgtgttagcattgtGTACGTTTGCTTCTTGTCTGAAGAGTCTTCTGCTGTAGCATAGTCTGCTTAGCAGGTTGTTGCACCACATATCAGAACAGTACCACTTTGTTTGTGTCCAACTGCACTGGCTCACTTAATACTTTAGTTTCATACTTataatccattattattattattattctgccACTTCACTGAagtacggggggggggggggggggggggggggggggggggggggcaccaaaGCTGTTCCAAAAGACTGAAATATTACCCCTGCACACTTTCCAAACAAGTAAAAACACAGTCCTCACAAGGAGTGGGAATAGGTGTCAGGAAGTGTGGCAGTCCAGCAGCGTTTAAAGAGAAACCATTCGCTATGAATGGACTACTGCATTTTAACGAGGCCACAATGGTCCAAAAACTAAATGTGAAACCCTGTTCCCTCAAAGGCAATTCTCGTCAACGATTGAGAGGCCCTTCACCATCCGGTACGACCCGATCACCAGCAGCCTGGATGTTCTGGACCAGCCCGGAAAGATCCAGAAGGCACTGGGTCAGATGCATGAGGACTTGAAGACTCTGTACCATGCCCTGGAGAGTCTGGGTCAGAACTGATCTTGGATCAGAACCCTCTCCGACACCGGGACACATCCCTGATCATGCTCACACTGAGTGTTGgaacacaaagaaagacaattttacatttctttctttttcttacatttctttattttacaTGTATTTAAGTAATTTGCAAGCCTAACAGTGATCTCATGACATTCACTACATTCTTGCATGTTGCTCATTGTTCTTGCATGTTGCTTACTTTACAAAGCCTCATAATTCAAAAGCAAATATGTTGTTTAAtaacttttacattttaataacatttaacaTGTGTATGGAAGaacatgaggatgaggatgtgtttgtgagtttgtgacaTATTATATGATTCAACATATTAAATATTTTCCTCTAAGATACCATAGGTGTCACCTGTCTTCATTGTAGTCCATATAAACATGAGCTTTCACAAAGGTTTTCTATGTTGCcatgatgtatgtgtatgtgtttgttgacaaaaagaggaaggagagagagagagagagagagagagagagcaagaaatgaatggacagagagagagaaagagagacacagagacaaagaaacaGACTTTTTGTTTCATTATTATCCATTAATACTAATATTATCTTACAAAAATTTTAACTCCATTTAAAATGAATATGTTAACTTCACAAAGTTTGAAACTTTGGTAACAATGACTTGATTCATGCCAATCAAGcataatttgatttgatttgatctgcgagagagagagagagacagagagagagagagacagagagacagagagagagagagagagagagagagagagagagagagactcgctACACTAAAggccaacccccaccccccaaccttTCCAGACCAACTGTTTCCATTTGGGAAGTTCTTGGAACGCCGCTCCTTCACGTTATTAGGCCAAGGGGAAAGCGCTAATTATGAGTGATTTAAGTATCACATTTCCAGCTCTGGATGCCGAGTGCGGCTTGAAGCCCCCGTAGATCAGGACCAGGGACAGACTGGGTCGAGCCGCCgccacggcacggcacggcacggcacgccGCGACCGAGCAGCACCGGGTTCGTTTCCGAGGTCATACCTGTGCCTCACATGGCAGAGTGCACTGCGCTGATTCACGACGGGGGCTAAAGTGGacttaagccccccccccccccccccccccccctattttcATGCCAAAGGAGGCATAAAACACAAAGCGACCGGGGACGCCAGTAGTTCACTTCGTATTTCGTCTGCCGGGGAAGCCGTCGCTTTTCCAGTGAAACTTCAGGTTACATTTAATGCCTCATAAAGCTTCTTCCACACGAGGCTCAGCTGAACGTGGCTAGAAGTTCCAAAGGGAaacggggaggggaggggaggggtggggagagctGAACACATCCACTTCCACAGAATGGGTTCACGGTTCCCTGTACTCTAGCTCATCTTACATAcggagaaccccccccccccacgc
The sequence above is drawn from the Clupea harengus chromosome 16, Ch_v2.0.2, whole genome shotgun sequence genome and encodes:
- the th2 gene encoding tyrosine hydroxylase 2; amino-acid sequence: MKTDSVVQNVPFTGRKRSLLDDARRDRESVSSAAPGASLGGDCCVFEEKNGKVSLHVLFALSNEKNSGFFKAGKVFETFEAKLLHVESRPRKSKNTSDLEFFIKCEIHSSDIDVFLNSLKRVADDVRTVSERKAPWFPRKIRDLDRCNHLITKFDPDLDQDHPGFSDKEYRKRRTFISELAFNYKQGEPLPRVEYTPEEVGTWRQVYRTLTSIYPTHACRQFQDGLQQLEKECGYAEDNIPQLRDVSAFLKEKTGFQLRPVAGLLSARDFLASLAFRVFQCTQYIRHPSAPMHSPEPDCCHELLGHIPMLTDHEFAQFSQEIGLASLGASDEDIERLSTLYWFTVEFGLCKQNESVKAYGAGLLSSYGELLYALSNEPEYKPFNPAEAAVQPYQDETYQPIYFVSESFEDAKAKLRQFSSTIERPFTIRYDPITSSLDVLDQPGKIQKALGQMHEDLKTLYHALESLGQN